Proteins from a single region of Felis catus isolate Fca126 chromosome B4, F.catus_Fca126_mat1.0, whole genome shotgun sequence:
- the METTL7B gene encoding methyltransferase-like protein 7B yields the protein MDVLVRLLQLLVLLLTLPLHLMALLGCWQPLCKSYFPYLMAALTAKSNQKMESKKRELFGQIKRLTGGSGKVALLELGCGTGANFQFYPAGCRITCLDPNPHMEKLLTKSMAENRHLQYEQFVVASGEDMKQLADGSMDVVVSTLVLCSVQSPRRVLQEVQRVLRPGGVFFFWEHVAEPRGSWALLWQQVLEPTWKHIGDGCCLTRETWKDLESAQFSELQMEQQPPPFKWLPVGPHIMGKAIK from the exons ATGGATGTCCTGGTCCGACTCCTGCAGCTGCTGGTGCTGCTCCTGACCCTGCCCCTGCACCTGATGGCCCTGCTGGGCTGCTGGCAGCCCCTGTGCAAAAGCTACTTCCCCTACCTAATGGCGGCACTGACTGCCAAGAGCAACCAAAAGATGGAGAGTAAGAAACGGGAGCTCTTTGGCCAGATAAAGAGGCTTACGGGAGGCTCCGGGAAGGTGGCCTTGCTGGAGCTGGGCTGCGGCACTGGTGCCAACTTCCAGTTCTACCCAGCTGGCTGCCGGATCACCTGCCTGGACCCAAACCCCCACATGGAGAAGTTGCTGACAAAGAGCATGGCTGAGAACAGGCATCTCCAATATGAACAGTTTGTGGTGGCTTCCGGAGAGGACATGAAACAACTGGCCGACGGGTCCATGGACGTGGTGGTCAGCACCCTGGTGCTGTGCTCTGTGCAGAGTCCGAGGAGGGTCCTGCAGGAGGTCCAGAGAGTGCTGAGGCCG GGAGGAGTGTTCTTCTTCTGGGAGCATGTGGCTGAGCCCCGTGGCAGCTGGGCCTTACTGTGGCAGCAAGTTTTAGAGCCTACTTGGAAACACATTGGGGATGGCTGCTGCCTCACCAGAGAGACCTGGAAGGATCTGGAGAGTGCCCAGTTCTCTGAACTCCAAATGGAACAACAACCCCCTCCCTTCAAGTGGTTACCTGTTGGACCCCATATCATGGGAAAGGCTATAAAATAA